One Tomitella gaofuii DNA segment encodes these proteins:
- a CDS encoding NADP-dependent succinic semialdehyde dehydrogenase: MSIATIDPTTGELVREFDEMSEDEVEQRIALAHEAYLRHRLTGFDERARLMRAAADLMDSEADGLSETMTVEMGKTRESARGEIAKGTKTMRYYADNAEKFLADAPGDTAAVKARDAYVKYLPIGPVLAVMPWNFPLWQVVRFAAPALMAGNVGLLKHASNVPQCAQYLGDVFTRAGFAEGCFQTLLIGSRRVEAVLRDPRVQAATLTGSEPAGRSVASIAGDEIKHTVLELGGSDPFVVMPTADIDRAVKTAVFARTQNNGQSCIGAKRFIVHVDVYDEFSEKFVAGMNALRVGNPMEDGVDIGPLATEQGRKDVEALVDPALEAGAKALCGGKRLDGAGWFYPPTVLTGITPEMDIYYKEVFGPVASLYRVTDIDEAVALANVVDFGLGAVAWTEDPDERARFIRDLEAGAVTINGMTTSYPELPFGGVKRSGYGRELHAEGIREFCNAKTVWVGE, from the coding sequence ATGTCAATCGCGACCATTGATCCGACCACCGGTGAACTCGTCCGCGAGTTCGACGAGATGTCCGAAGACGAGGTCGAGCAGCGCATCGCACTGGCGCACGAGGCGTATCTGCGGCACCGCCTGACCGGCTTCGACGAGCGTGCCCGCCTCATGCGGGCGGCGGCGGACCTGATGGATTCGGAGGCCGACGGGCTCTCCGAGACGATGACGGTGGAGATGGGCAAGACCCGCGAGTCGGCCCGAGGCGAGATCGCCAAGGGCACGAAGACGATGCGGTACTACGCCGACAATGCCGAGAAGTTCCTCGCCGACGCCCCGGGGGACACGGCCGCCGTCAAGGCGCGGGACGCTTACGTGAAGTACCTGCCCATCGGCCCGGTGCTCGCGGTGATGCCGTGGAACTTCCCGTTGTGGCAGGTCGTGCGCTTCGCCGCCCCCGCGCTGATGGCCGGCAACGTGGGCCTGCTCAAGCACGCGTCCAACGTGCCGCAGTGCGCGCAGTACCTCGGCGATGTGTTCACGCGCGCCGGTTTCGCCGAGGGCTGCTTCCAAACCCTCCTCATCGGTTCCCGCCGCGTCGAGGCCGTGCTGCGCGACCCCCGCGTGCAGGCGGCGACGCTGACCGGCTCGGAGCCCGCCGGGCGTTCCGTCGCGTCGATCGCGGGTGACGAGATCAAGCACACGGTGCTCGAACTCGGCGGCAGCGACCCCTTCGTCGTCATGCCGACCGCGGACATCGACCGCGCGGTGAAGACTGCGGTGTTCGCCCGTACGCAGAACAACGGCCAGTCGTGCATCGGAGCCAAGCGGTTCATCGTTCACGTGGACGTCTACGACGAGTTCAGCGAGAAGTTCGTCGCGGGCATGAACGCGCTGCGCGTCGGCAACCCCATGGAGGACGGTGTCGACATCGGCCCGCTCGCCACCGAGCAGGGACGCAAGGACGTCGAGGCGCTCGTCGATCCGGCGCTCGAGGCCGGGGCGAAGGCGCTGTGCGGCGGCAAGCGGTTGGACGGAGCGGGATGGTTCTACCCGCCCACCGTCCTCACCGGCATCACACCGGAGATGGACATCTATTACAAGGAGGTGTTCGGGCCGGTCGCGTCGCTGTATCGGGTGACGGACATCGACGAGGCCGTCGCGCTGGCGAACGTCGTCGATTTCGGGCTCGGCGCGGTGGCATGGACCGAGGACCCGGACGAGCGCGCCCGGTTCATCCGCGATCTGGAGGCCGGCGCGGTGACGATCAACGGGATGACGACGTCGTACCCGGAGCTGCCGTTCGGCGGCGTCAAGCGCTCCGGATACGGTCGCGAGCTCCACGCCGAGGGCATCCGAGAATTCTGCAACGCCAAGACGGTGTGGGTGGGCGAGTAG
- a CDS encoding ERF family protein — translation MKVAELLPLVSKEIGAVRKDGYNSGQKFNFRGIDAVVNACHSALAAHGVAVTPEVRSVEYVPIVFGKNKTAATSVRVMVAYTFHGPEDALTVMVAAEGNDMADKGTAKAMSVALRTALLQTLMLPTDEPDPDEDYDVQEPEHVGLIADAVALLKAKGIGPDEAADEFAAIGGEGKISECADVVLLRDFIETIKGA, via the coding sequence GTGAAGGTTGCTGAACTGCTGCCGTTGGTGTCCAAAGAGATCGGGGCGGTACGCAAAGACGGTTACAACAGTGGCCAAAAGTTCAACTTCCGTGGCATTGATGCGGTGGTGAATGCGTGTCATTCGGCGCTCGCGGCGCATGGTGTGGCGGTGACGCCGGAAGTGCGGTCTGTGGAGTATGTGCCCATCGTGTTCGGGAAGAACAAGACTGCGGCAACGTCGGTGCGCGTGATGGTGGCGTACACGTTTCACGGGCCGGAGGACGCGCTTACGGTCATGGTCGCGGCTGAGGGTAACGATATGGCGGATAAGGGCACGGCTAAGGCTATGTCTGTCGCGTTGCGTACGGCGCTGTTGCAGACGTTGATGTTGCCGACTGATGAGCCGGACCCTGACGAGGATTACGACGTGCAAGAGCCTGAGCATGTGGGGTTGATTGCGGATGCGGTGGCCTTGTTGAAGGCGAAGGGGATTGGCCCGGATGAGGCGGCGGACGAGTTCGCGGCTATCGGCGGTGAGGGCAAGATTTCTGAGTGCGCTGATGTGGTTCTGTTGCGGGACTTTATCGAGACGATTAAGGGGGCGTGA
- a CDS encoding PD-(D/E)XK nuclease family protein: MTDYSVARDRWGRPFVTTDGGPLQYEGRRKTPTNGTAYRRVSTLAGALDDKSGLIDWMAAQTAVGVVRDRSVHAQLAGLVSQHRDPWREAKTHMRKLVERAQLAASSDDGAGLGTAFHTIAELVDQGQEPEFVPEMFRPWLDRYREAMADWEVLDTEVFVVVDDLQVAGSLDKLVRHRETGTVAVADLKTGASDPRFPLKVETQVACYAHGVRYVQETGHRSPLHESVDLDHGLLIHVPVRGSKPRADMYPLDLARGWEAARLAARVTEIRKTKPLEAMA; encoded by the coding sequence GTGACGGACTACAGCGTAGCACGTGACCGTTGGGGCCGGCCGTTCGTGACAACAGACGGCGGACCCTTGCAGTACGAGGGGCGGCGCAAGACTCCGACCAACGGCACCGCGTACCGGCGGGTGTCCACACTGGCCGGCGCTCTGGACGATAAGAGCGGGCTGATTGATTGGATGGCCGCTCAGACTGCGGTGGGCGTGGTGCGGGACCGGAGTGTGCACGCGCAACTTGCGGGCCTTGTGTCTCAGCATCGGGACCCGTGGCGGGAAGCCAAGACGCACATGCGCAAGTTGGTGGAGCGTGCCCAACTGGCGGCGTCGTCGGACGATGGCGCGGGCCTGGGTACGGCGTTCCACACGATTGCGGAACTGGTGGACCAGGGGCAGGAACCGGAGTTCGTGCCGGAAATGTTCCGCCCGTGGCTGGACCGGTACCGGGAGGCGATGGCCGATTGGGAGGTTCTGGACACTGAGGTGTTCGTGGTCGTGGACGACTTGCAGGTGGCGGGGTCGCTGGACAAACTCGTTCGCCACCGGGAGACGGGCACGGTCGCGGTTGCGGACCTGAAAACGGGGGCGTCTGATCCTCGGTTCCCGTTGAAGGTTGAGACGCAGGTGGCGTGCTATGCGCATGGCGTCCGTTACGTGCAGGAGACGGGGCACCGTTCCCCGCTGCATGAGTCGGTGGACTTGGATCACGGTCTGCTGATTCACGTTCCGGTGCGCGGGTCTAAGCCGCGCGCTGATATGTACCCGTTGGATTTGGCGCGTGGCTGGGAGGCTGCGCGGTTGGCGGCGCGGGTGACTGAGATTCGGAAGACGAAGCCGTTGGAGGCGATGGCGTGA
- the dusB gene encoding tRNA dihydrouridine synthase DusB, with the protein MQTRPAPLTIGPFALRSPVVLAPMAGVTNVAFRTLCREVEQERSGGAAGLYVCEMVTARALVERHPVTMHMTTFGPDESPRSLQLYTVDPATTYDAAKMIVDEDLADHIDMNFGCPVPKVTRRGGGSALPYKRALFRQIVAAAVRATEGSGVPVTVKFRVGIDDDHHTHLDAGRIAAEEGAVALALHARTAEQRYSGHSDWSQIARLVEHVPQIPVLGNGDIFTAQDASRMMAETGCDGVVIGRGCLGRPWLFVELDAHLSGREMPVPPTLGEVTRIMRRHLELLIAHHGELKGCREIRKHIAWYLHGFPAGSELRVQLARVTGMAEFEDLLGRLDPDVPFPADGYQPRGRQGSPGKVVLPEGWLDDPDDATVPFGADVMNSGG; encoded by the coding sequence CTGCAGACCCGCCCCGCCCCCTTGACCATCGGCCCGTTCGCGCTGCGCAGCCCGGTGGTGCTCGCCCCCATGGCGGGGGTGACGAACGTCGCTTTCCGCACGCTGTGCCGCGAGGTGGAGCAGGAACGGTCCGGCGGCGCCGCGGGACTCTACGTGTGCGAGATGGTGACCGCTCGCGCCCTGGTCGAGCGGCATCCGGTGACGATGCACATGACCACCTTCGGGCCGGACGAGTCGCCGCGCTCGCTGCAGCTGTACACGGTCGACCCGGCCACCACCTACGACGCGGCGAAGATGATCGTCGACGAAGACCTGGCCGACCACATCGACATGAACTTCGGCTGCCCGGTCCCCAAAGTGACGCGGCGCGGCGGCGGCTCCGCGCTGCCGTACAAGCGGGCACTGTTCCGGCAGATCGTGGCGGCAGCCGTCAGGGCCACCGAGGGCAGCGGCGTGCCGGTGACGGTGAAGTTCCGCGTGGGCATCGACGACGACCATCACACCCATCTGGACGCCGGGCGCATCGCCGCAGAGGAGGGCGCGGTCGCGCTGGCCCTGCATGCACGCACGGCCGAGCAACGCTATTCGGGGCACTCGGACTGGTCGCAGATCGCCCGGCTCGTCGAGCACGTCCCGCAGATCCCCGTGCTCGGCAACGGCGACATCTTCACCGCGCAGGACGCCTCGCGGATGATGGCGGAGACTGGTTGCGACGGCGTCGTCATCGGGCGCGGCTGCCTGGGACGGCCGTGGCTGTTCGTCGAGCTGGACGCGCATCTGAGCGGTCGCGAGATGCCGGTGCCCCCCACGCTCGGCGAAGTGACACGGATCATGCGACGGCACCTGGAACTGCTCATCGCCCACCACGGTGAACTCAAGGGCTGCCGCGAGATCCGCAAGCACATCGCCTGGTACCTTCACGGCTTCCCGGCCGGTTCGGAATTGCGGGTACAGCTGGCGCGGGTCACCGGCATGGCCGAGTTCGAGGACCTCCTGGGGCGCCTCGACCCGGACGTGCCCTTCCCCGCCGACGGCTACCAACCGCGCGGGCGGCAGGGGTCGCCGGGCAAGGTCGTCCTGCCCGAGGGCTGGCTGGACGACCCGGACGACGCGACGGTGCCGTTCGGCGCGGACGTGATGAACTCGGGCGGCTGA
- a CDS encoding tyrosine-type recombinase/integrase produces MGWAEQLPSGKYRAVYRDADGRRRSAGTYHRKTDARRAANKTEDAERDTPTAADLHGITWGAWQRHWQASRSVAESTARTDNARIRDHLTPQWGDTKLKSITRTDVQTWVTRLKDSGMAAATVERCYMLLSASMKAAVGARAITTNPCQGVKRPQPAPQADRYLADDEYAAIRKPLDAEDKHAADLMLHTGLRLGEAVALHAQHVNLDALEVTVTWAYDPVAKLFKPPKDHQARPVPISARYAKALAPLVHDALQRDPPDLPYTKGRKPHTGLILAKPDGSPINTDTLRKHWQAAARTAYVGTGKHRRKVGAVRLHDLRHTYASRLLRAGIPIEEVSRILGHGSITTTMRYAHHGQSQWDKVREALN; encoded by the coding sequence GTGGGTTGGGCTGAACAACTCCCCAGCGGCAAGTACCGTGCCGTCTACCGTGACGCAGACGGACGCCGCCGCAGCGCAGGCACCTACCACCGCAAAACCGACGCCAGACGCGCAGCCAACAAGACAGAGGACGCAGAACGAGACACGCCCACCGCCGCAGACCTCCACGGCATCACGTGGGGAGCATGGCAACGGCACTGGCAAGCGTCCCGGTCGGTCGCTGAGTCCACCGCGCGCACCGACAACGCGCGCATACGAGACCACCTCACGCCACAGTGGGGAGACACCAAGTTGAAGAGCATCACGCGCACCGACGTGCAAACGTGGGTTACGCGCCTGAAAGACTCCGGCATGGCAGCCGCCACCGTCGAACGCTGCTACATGCTCTTATCCGCCAGCATGAAAGCCGCAGTCGGCGCACGAGCAATCACCACCAACCCGTGCCAGGGCGTGAAGCGGCCACAGCCGGCCCCGCAGGCAGACCGGTACTTGGCAGACGATGAGTACGCCGCCATCCGCAAACCCCTAGACGCAGAGGACAAACACGCCGCAGACCTCATGCTGCACACCGGGCTACGTCTCGGTGAAGCCGTCGCCCTCCACGCTCAGCACGTCAACCTAGACGCGCTAGAGGTGACGGTCACGTGGGCATACGACCCCGTGGCGAAACTGTTCAAACCGCCCAAAGACCACCAGGCGCGCCCCGTACCCATCAGCGCCCGGTACGCGAAAGCACTTGCCCCCCTCGTCCACGACGCCCTGCAACGAGACCCGCCAGACCTCCCCTATACCAAAGGGCGCAAACCGCACACCGGGCTAATCCTCGCCAAACCGGACGGCAGCCCGATCAACACGGACACACTCCGCAAGCACTGGCAGGCAGCCGCACGCACCGCGTACGTAGGCACCGGCAAGCACCGCCGCAAGGTGGGTGCCGTCCGACTCCACGACCTCAGGCACACCTACGCGAGCCGGCTACTCCGCGCGGGCATCCCGATTGAAGAGGTGTCCCGCATACTTGGCCACGGCAGCATCACGACCACCATGAGGTACGCGCACCACGGTCAATCCCAATGGGATAAGGTCCGTGAAGCGCTCAACTGA
- a CDS encoding helix-turn-helix transcriptional regulator, which produces MAVIRVRAGVLDRARKQAGVKSEQAFAQLLGVSRETIRLVEAGERIPSNPFIAALCVTTRKPLHELVTVGR; this is translated from the coding sequence ATGGCAGTCATTCGGGTTCGTGCGGGTGTTCTGGACCGGGCACGCAAGCAGGCCGGCGTGAAGAGTGAACAGGCATTTGCCCAGTTGCTCGGGGTTTCGCGGGAAACCATCCGGCTTGTTGAGGCGGGGGAAAGGATACCATCCAACCCTTTTATTGCCGCACTGTGTGTCACCACGCGGAAGCCTCTTCACGAACTTGTGACGGTCGGACGATGA
- a CDS encoding ATP-dependent Clp protease ATP-binding subunit → MAVFNGPGSFGRGGSGIPGGFGQGNPFSGNPGGRRRIELSAVADEETQKIVAQAFAEAQRHGESVVGSLRILHAAAQHERVAALLQAVGLGPAAFRPTELRPGAEQSGSASPDAPSLGFEGSRVLSESLEAARATGAQRIAPEHLLLALAMTPDLPAGRQLGEAGATPDRLIAAAQGHGAAQAGANPDDGADSMLAQYGDDLTARARDGGFDPVIGRGDEIEQVVEILLRRTKNNPVLIGEAGVGKTAIVEGLAQRIADGDVPELLLGRRVVALDLAGMLSGTRYRGDFEERLTKLLDEISAAEGETLVFVDELHTIVGAGGSEGAMDAGNILKPKLARGDLHMIGATTLDEYRKNIEKDPALERRFQPVSVAEPSVEDAVLILAGLRPAYEKHHGVAYTEEAIRAAVELSKRYMTDRLLPDKAIDLIDQAGARKRLASVDTEALHREIARLTAQKDDAVAAEDYETAGTLRDKVASLEQRIDAAQAEESADAGDAESDPGAADRTVTAEDIAVIIARATGIPADRMTEHERDRLVRLEDELHARVIGQDDAVHAIARAVRRSRAGMSDPNRPVGSFLFLGPTGVGKTELAKTLAQSLFGDADRMIRLDMSEFGERHTASRLVGSPPGYVGYGEAGQLTEKVRRNPYSVVLLDEIEKAHPDVFNVLLQVLDDGRLTDGQGRTVDFTNTVLIMTSNLGSEFISSRSGGLGFGTLDGDDTEKQARDRVMGRLRESFRPEFLNRIDEVVVFQKLAAEQLHRITDKLLEDSRERLAAREIGIRFSDEVVGWLAERGHQPEYGARPLRRTIQREIDDRVADLLLDDGVHSGDTIEVTVDGDELALTAG, encoded by the coding sequence ATGGCAGTGTTCAACGGGCCGGGTTCGTTCGGCCGTGGCGGCTCCGGCATTCCGGGCGGATTCGGCCAAGGCAACCCGTTCTCCGGCAACCCCGGCGGCCGTCGCCGCATCGAGCTGAGCGCCGTCGCCGACGAGGAGACGCAGAAGATCGTCGCGCAGGCGTTCGCGGAGGCACAGCGTCACGGCGAATCGGTCGTCGGCTCGCTGCGCATCCTGCACGCGGCCGCGCAGCACGAGCGTGTCGCGGCACTACTGCAGGCGGTGGGCCTGGGCCCCGCCGCGTTCCGTCCCACCGAGCTCCGCCCCGGCGCGGAGCAGTCCGGCTCCGCGTCGCCCGACGCCCCGTCGCTGGGGTTCGAGGGCAGCCGCGTCCTCAGCGAATCGCTCGAGGCCGCCAGGGCCACCGGTGCACAGCGCATCGCGCCCGAACACCTGCTGCTCGCCCTGGCCATGACTCCCGACCTTCCTGCGGGCCGGCAGCTGGGTGAAGCGGGCGCCACGCCCGATCGGCTCATCGCGGCGGCGCAGGGGCACGGCGCGGCGCAGGCCGGTGCGAATCCCGACGACGGAGCCGACTCGATGCTGGCGCAGTACGGTGACGACCTCACCGCGCGCGCCCGCGACGGGGGCTTCGACCCCGTCATCGGCCGCGGCGACGAGATCGAGCAGGTGGTGGAGATCCTGCTGCGCCGCACCAAGAACAACCCGGTGCTCATCGGCGAGGCGGGCGTGGGCAAGACCGCGATCGTCGAGGGCCTGGCCCAGCGCATCGCCGATGGCGACGTCCCCGAGCTCCTCCTCGGGCGCCGGGTCGTGGCGCTCGACCTCGCCGGGATGCTCTCCGGCACGCGCTACCGGGGCGATTTCGAAGAGCGGCTGACGAAGCTGCTCGACGAGATCTCCGCCGCCGAGGGGGAAACCCTCGTGTTCGTCGACGAGCTGCACACCATCGTGGGCGCGGGCGGTTCCGAGGGCGCCATGGACGCCGGCAACATCCTCAAGCCCAAGTTGGCGCGCGGCGACCTGCACATGATCGGAGCGACGACGCTCGACGAGTACCGCAAGAACATCGAGAAGGACCCCGCGTTGGAGCGGCGGTTCCAGCCGGTGTCGGTGGCCGAACCGAGCGTCGAGGACGCCGTGCTCATCCTCGCAGGGCTGCGCCCCGCCTACGAGAAGCACCACGGCGTGGCCTACACGGAGGAGGCGATCCGCGCCGCCGTCGAACTGTCCAAGCGGTACATGACCGACAGGCTGCTGCCGGACAAGGCGATCGACCTCATCGACCAGGCGGGCGCGCGCAAACGTCTCGCGAGCGTCGACACCGAGGCCTTGCACCGGGAGATCGCACGTCTGACCGCACAGAAGGACGATGCCGTCGCCGCGGAGGACTACGAGACCGCGGGGACCCTGCGTGACAAGGTCGCCTCGCTCGAGCAGCGGATCGACGCCGCGCAGGCCGAAGAATCGGCGGACGCGGGCGACGCCGAGTCCGACCCCGGCGCCGCGGATCGGACGGTGACGGCGGAGGACATCGCGGTCATCATCGCCCGCGCGACGGGGATCCCCGCCGACCGCATGACCGAGCACGAACGCGACCGGCTGGTGCGCCTCGAAGACGAGTTGCACGCGCGGGTCATCGGTCAGGACGACGCCGTGCACGCGATCGCGCGGGCCGTGCGCCGCAGCCGGGCCGGCATGTCCGATCCGAACCGGCCCGTCGGGAGCTTCCTGTTCCTGGGGCCGACGGGCGTGGGCAAGACCGAGCTGGCGAAGACACTCGCGCAGAGCCTGTTCGGCGATGCCGACCGGATGATCCGGCTGGACATGAGCGAGTTCGGCGAGCGGCACACCGCGAGCCGTCTCGTGGGCTCTCCCCCGGGCTACGTCGGGTACGGCGAAGCCGGTCAGCTCACCGAGAAGGTGCGGCGGAACCCGTACTCGGTGGTCCTCCTCGACGAGATCGAGAAGGCGCACCCGGACGTGTTCAACGTGCTGCTGCAGGTGCTCGACGACGGCCGCCTCACCGACGGCCAGGGTCGCACGGTCGACTTCACCAACACCGTGCTCATCATGACGAGCAACCTGGGCTCCGAGTTCATCTCGTCGCGCTCCGGCGGACTCGGGTTCGGCACGCTGGACGGGGACGACACCGAGAAGCAGGCCCGAGACCGGGTGATGGGTCGCCTGCGGGAGTCGTTCCGGCCAGAGTTCCTCAACCGCATCGACGAGGTGGTGGTGTTCCAGAAGCTCGCCGCCGAGCAGCTGCACCGGATCACCGACAAGCTCCTCGAGGACAGCCGCGAGCGGCTCGCCGCGCGGGAGATCGGGATCCGCTTCTCCGACGAAGTGGTCGGCTGGCTGGCCGAGCGCGGCCACCAGCCCGAATACGGTGCACGTCCGCTGCGGCGCACCATCCAGCGCGAGATCGACGACAGGGTCGCCGACCTGCTGCTGGACGACGGCGTGCACAGCGGCGACACCATCGAGGTGACGGTGGACGGCGACGAGCTGGCGCTGACCGCCGGCTGA
- a CDS encoding helix-turn-helix transcriptional regulator: protein MIHYLSLGEIAALLDLSENTVKSYFRKGMLPAPDARVGRNQGWLEATILAWHATRPYAPR from the coding sequence GTGATCCACTACCTGAGCCTTGGCGAAATCGCCGCACTGTTGGACCTGTCGGAGAACACGGTCAAGTCGTACTTCCGCAAGGGGATGCTTCCCGCGCCGGATGCGCGCGTGGGACGCAATCAGGGATGGCTAGAGGCGACGATCCTCGCATGGCACGCCACCCGCCCGTACGCGCCGCGATAG
- a CDS encoding acyl-ACP desaturase, protein MTSTLTELELLTELEPVVEANLNRHQSMAKEWHPHDYVPWDEGTNFAAMGGVDWDEEQSRLDPTAKAAMITNLLTEDNLPSYHREIATNFSLDGPWGTWVGTWTAEENRHAIVMRDYLVVTRGVDPVALERARMQHMITGYNPQTDKDILHSLAYVTFQELATRVSHRNTGKACGDPVADRMLQRVAADENLHMVFYRNLCESALELAPDQAVGAIADILEAFEMPGHGMPDFRRNAVLIAKNGIYDLGQHLNEVVKPVLRKWNIMDRTDYTGEGERQRDRIGAFIDDLEGKVERFEETRHRALERDRKRRESLAG, encoded by the coding sequence ATGACCAGCACGCTGACCGAGCTCGAATTGCTCACCGAACTCGAGCCGGTGGTCGAGGCCAACCTCAACCGACACCAATCGATGGCCAAGGAGTGGCACCCGCACGACTACGTCCCGTGGGACGAGGGCACCAACTTCGCGGCGATGGGCGGCGTGGATTGGGACGAGGAGCAGTCCCGCCTCGACCCCACCGCCAAGGCCGCGATGATCACGAACCTGCTCACGGAGGACAACCTTCCCTCCTACCACCGTGAGATCGCCACGAACTTCTCCCTGGACGGGCCGTGGGGCACGTGGGTGGGCACGTGGACCGCGGAGGAGAATCGGCACGCGATCGTGATGCGCGACTACCTCGTGGTCACCCGCGGCGTCGACCCGGTGGCGCTCGAACGCGCGCGCATGCAGCACATGATCACCGGCTACAACCCGCAGACCGACAAGGACATCCTGCACTCGCTTGCCTATGTGACGTTTCAGGAGCTGGCCACGCGCGTGAGCCACCGCAACACCGGCAAGGCCTGCGGCGACCCGGTCGCCGACCGCATGCTGCAGCGCGTCGCCGCGGATGAGAACCTGCACATGGTCTTCTACCGCAATCTGTGCGAGTCCGCCCTGGAGCTCGCGCCCGACCAGGCCGTGGGCGCCATCGCCGACATCCTCGAGGCCTTCGAGATGCCCGGACACGGCATGCCCGACTTCCGTCGCAACGCGGTGCTCATCGCGAAGAACGGCATCTACGACCTGGGACAGCACCTCAACGAGGTCGTCAAGCCCGTCCTGCGCAAGTGGAACATCATGGATCGCACCGACTACACCGGCGAGGGGGAGCGGCAGCGGGACCGCATCGGCGCCTTCATCGACGATCTCGAGGGCAAGGTCGAGCGTTTCGAAGAGACCCGCCACCGCGCCCTCGAACGCGATCGCAAGCGCCGGGAGTCGCTCGCCGGCTGA
- a CDS encoding AMP-binding protein, which yields MTIGTGNTGGVTASGPAEETATRAARGGDGEYVAPTSESADVERLLPEEAAARGLTFADVLMRRRGDDHPGMLFEDSTWSWAQVVQEAVDRAVVLRGLRRDGKHFHVGVLLENVPEYIFLIAAAGLSGATLVGINPTRRGAELAADIRGVDCDLILTDAVQGAVLDGLDTGVDDDRIIDVEGARWRGLLADAAGSDVPDVPEAHDPSRVLLLTFTSGSTGAPKAVICSSGRLAALAAINHLSFVRDDVTYNSMPLFHGNAIFSCWAPSVFTGATFSMRRKFSASGFLPDVRKFGATFFNYVGRSLAYILAVAETPEEADTRLRTVFGTEAAPHDRDEFERRFGVRPIESYGSSEGGCIVSQTPDAPAQSLGRPPIFMDVRVLDDDGAECPPAEFDADGKITNAAAAIGELTTLNGAAMFEGYYKNPEATADRIDGEAYRTGDLAYRDADGFFYFAGRKGDWMRVDSENFSAAPVERILARFPGVSLVAVYPVPDPRTGDQVMATIQMLGGTAFDPAEFGRFLAAQPDLGTKWAPRFVRITSTIPVTATRKIDKPKLRRESWVDAHTVYVGDTKTLEYAELDGPVREELLLEYAKYDRSPA from the coding sequence ATGACGATCGGAACCGGGAACACGGGCGGGGTCACGGCGAGCGGCCCCGCGGAGGAAACGGCGACGCGCGCGGCGCGCGGCGGAGACGGTGAGTACGTGGCGCCGACGAGCGAGTCGGCGGACGTCGAGCGGCTGCTGCCGGAAGAGGCCGCGGCCCGGGGGCTCACCTTCGCCGACGTCCTCATGCGGCGCCGCGGCGACGACCATCCGGGCATGCTGTTCGAAGACTCGACGTGGTCCTGGGCGCAGGTGGTTCAGGAGGCCGTCGACCGCGCAGTCGTGCTGCGCGGGCTGCGGCGCGACGGCAAGCACTTCCACGTGGGCGTGCTCCTCGAGAACGTGCCGGAGTACATCTTCCTCATCGCGGCGGCGGGGCTCTCGGGGGCGACGCTGGTGGGCATCAACCCCACCCGCCGGGGCGCGGAACTCGCGGCCGACATCCGCGGGGTGGACTGCGACCTGATCCTCACCGATGCGGTGCAGGGTGCGGTGCTGGACGGTCTGGACACGGGCGTCGACGACGACCGGATCATCGACGTGGAGGGCGCGCGGTGGCGCGGACTGCTCGCCGACGCGGCGGGTTCCGACGTGCCGGACGTGCCGGAGGCGCACGACCCGTCCCGGGTCCTGCTGCTCACGTTCACGTCCGGCTCGACCGGAGCCCCCAAGGCGGTCATCTGCAGCAGCGGCCGGCTGGCGGCTCTCGCGGCGATCAACCACCTGTCGTTCGTGCGCGACGACGTCACCTACAACTCGATGCCGCTGTTCCACGGCAACGCGATCTTCTCCTGCTGGGCCCCGTCGGTGTTCACCGGCGCGACGTTCAGCATGCGCCGCAAGTTCTCGGCGTCCGGGTTCCTTCCGGACGTGCGCAAGTTCGGGGCGACGTTCTTCAATTACGTAGGCCGGTCGCTCGCCTACATCCTCGCCGTGGCGGAGACGCCGGAGGAGGCGGACACCCGGCTCCGCACGGTGTTCGGCACGGAGGCCGCACCGCACGATCGCGACGAGTTCGAGCGGCGGTTCGGAGTGCGGCCCATCGAAAGCTACGGGTCGTCCGAGGGCGGCTGCATCGTCAGTCAGACGCCCGATGCGCCCGCGCAGTCGCTGGGGCGGCCGCCGATCTTCATGGACGTGCGGGTGCTCGACGACGACGGGGCCGAATGCCCGCCGGCCGAGTTCGACGCGGACGGGAAGATCACCAACGCCGCCGCCGCGATCGGCGAGCTGACCACGCTCAACGGCGCGGCGATGTTCGAGGGGTACTACAAGAATCCGGAGGCCACTGCGGACCGGATCGACGGCGAGGCCTACCGCACCGGCGACCTGGCCTACCGGGACGCCGACGGCTTCTTCTACTTCGCCGGACGCAAGGGCGATTGGATGCGGGTGGACAGCGAGAACTTCTCGGCCGCCCCGGTGGAGCGGATCCTGGCCCGGTTCCCCGGGGTGTCGCTGGTCGCGGTGTACCCGGTGCCGGATCCGCGCACGGGCGACCAGGTGATGGCGACCATCCAGATGCTCGGCGGCACCGCGTTCGACCCGGCCGAGTTCGGCCGGTTCCTGGCCGCCCAGCCGGATCTGGGCACCAAGTGGGCGCCGCGCTTCGTGCGCATCACCTCGACGATCCCGGTGACGGCCACCCGCAAGATCGACAAGCCCAAGCTGCGCCGCGAATCGTGGGTGGACGCGCACACCGTGTACGTCGGCGACACGAAGACCCTCGAATACGCCGAGCTCGACGGGCCGGTGCGCGAGGAACTGCTGTTGGAGTACGCGAAGTACGACAGGTCCCCGGCGTAA